A genomic window from Thiomonas arsenitoxydans includes:
- the rfbC gene encoding dTDP-4-dehydrorhamnose 3,5-epimerase, with protein MKVIPTALPEVLILEPKVFGDDRGFFFESYNRKTFALDTGLDVEFVQDNHSKSAQGVLRGLHYQLVKPQGKLVRAVTGTVWDVAVDLRRSSPRFKQWVGVELSAQNQRLLWVPPGFGHGFVVLSETADFLYKTTDYWYPEHDRNLAWNDPELAIAWPLKGLHLPGGQPSLAAKDAAAPRLAQAEVYD; from the coding sequence ATGAAGGTCATTCCCACCGCCCTACCCGAAGTGCTCATTCTGGAGCCCAAAGTCTTTGGGGACGACCGCGGCTTTTTCTTCGAGAGCTACAACCGCAAGACCTTCGCGTTGGACACCGGGCTGGATGTGGAGTTCGTGCAGGACAACCATTCCAAATCCGCCCAGGGCGTGCTGCGCGGTCTGCACTACCAGCTCGTCAAGCCGCAGGGCAAGCTGGTGCGCGCGGTCACCGGCACGGTCTGGGATGTGGCGGTGGATCTGCGCCGCAGCTCGCCGCGGTTCAAGCAGTGGGTGGGCGTGGAACTGAGCGCGCAGAACCAGCGCCTGCTGTGGGTGCCGCCGGGCTTCGGTCACGGCTTCGTGGTGCTGAGCGAAACCGCCGACTTCCTCTACAAGACCACCGACTACTGGTACCCGGAACACGACCGCAATCTCGCCTGGAACGATCCGGAACTGGCCATCGCCTGGCCGCTGAAAGGTTTGCACCTGCCGGGCGGCCAGCCGAGTCTGGCGGCGAAGGATGCGGCGGCGCCCCGGCTGGCGCAGGCCGAGGTGTACGACTGA
- a CDS encoding DMT family transporter, with amino-acid sequence MPSKSHSFLDPSTVLLLTLPPLFWAGNAVVGRLMVGQIPPMALSFYRWLFALLLALLIVGPDLWRNRAVLRSKWKSLAVMGILGVGSYNSLQYVALETTTPLNVSLITSSAPVFILLIGGAFYKQTVGRAQWIGAMLSIAGVALVVAKGDLAHLTALHYAPGDLIMLVAVFLWAIYTWELRQRPLGLAPMTSLAAQMIWGVLSILPFMLAERWIGGQTTHWGGPVWLALAYVAVLPSLLAYWCWGSAVGKVGAQIPSYFGNLAPLFAALLSWLFLGETIHWYHLWAALLIFAGIHVALNARQQPVPLEQEL; translated from the coding sequence ATGCCTTCCAAAAGCCACTCCTTTCTTGACCCAAGCACCGTTCTTCTGCTGACCCTGCCGCCTCTGTTCTGGGCCGGCAATGCCGTCGTGGGGCGGCTGATGGTGGGGCAGATTCCCCCCATGGCGCTGAGCTTTTACCGCTGGTTGTTCGCGCTGCTGCTGGCGCTGCTCATCGTCGGCCCCGATCTGTGGCGCAACCGGGCGGTGTTGCGCAGCAAGTGGAAGTCGCTTGCCGTCATGGGCATTCTGGGGGTGGGCAGCTACAACTCGCTGCAATACGTGGCGCTGGAGACCACCACGCCGCTCAACGTCTCGCTCATCACTTCCAGCGCGCCGGTGTTCATCCTGCTAATCGGCGGGGCGTTTTACAAGCAGACTGTGGGACGGGCGCAATGGATCGGCGCCATGCTGTCGATCGCCGGGGTGGCGCTGGTCGTGGCCAAGGGCGATCTGGCGCATCTGACGGCGCTGCACTACGCGCCGGGCGATCTCATCATGCTCGTGGCCGTGTTTCTGTGGGCGATCTACACCTGGGAGCTGCGGCAGCGGCCCCTGGGCCTGGCGCCGATGACTTCGCTGGCCGCGCAGATGATCTGGGGTGTGCTGTCCATCCTGCCTTTCATGCTGGCCGAACGCTGGATCGGAGGTCAGACGACTCATTGGGGCGGCCCGGTCTGGCTGGCGCTGGCCTATGTGGCGGTGTTGCCGTCGCTGCTGGCCTACTGGTGCTGGGGCAGCGCGGTGGGCAAGGTCGGGGCGCAGATTCCGTCTTACTTCGGCAATCTGGCGCCCTTGTTCGCCGCGCTGCTGAGCTGGTTGTTTCTGGGCGAAACCATCCACTGGTATCACCTG